In Lentibacillus amyloliquefaciens, one DNA window encodes the following:
- the mobA gene encoding molybdenum cofactor guanylyltransferase: MHISGVILAGGKSSRMGKTKSLLNINGKPAIAHIADEVKNFCDDTAVIANEPASYHFLGLNLYRDRYEDKGPLAGIETAIYHIDADVYVLAACDMPFIDKAIFQHLIQSLGNAEAVIPIYNERMHPLSGIYTKDVLPHIQKLLDNDERKIRTLFKAITVNYVADFNDISEEVLDKHFFNMNYPEQYEMTKQFKKA, encoded by the coding sequence ATGCATATCTCTGGTGTGATTCTCGCAGGCGGAAAATCATCCCGCATGGGAAAGACCAAATCATTATTGAATATAAATGGTAAGCCGGCAATTGCACACATTGCTGATGAAGTGAAGAATTTCTGTGATGATACAGCTGTTATTGCAAATGAGCCGGCATCATATCATTTCCTGGGTTTAAATTTATACCGGGACAGATATGAAGATAAAGGGCCTCTTGCCGGGATCGAAACTGCTATTTATCATATCGATGCCGATGTCTATGTGCTGGCGGCATGTGACATGCCATTTATCGACAAAGCAATTTTTCAGCATTTAATTCAATCACTTGGCAATGCCGAAGCAGTTATTCCGATATACAATGAACGGATGCATCCCTTGTCAGGCATATATACGAAAGATGTATTGCCGCATATTCAGAAGCTTCTTGATAACGATGAACGAAAAATACGGACATTATTTAAAGCGATAACGGTTAATTATGTGGCCGATTTTAATGACATTTCTGAGGAAGTATTGGACAAGCATTTTTTTAATATGAATTACCCGGAACAATACGAAATGACCAAACAGTTCAAAAAGGCTTAA
- a CDS encoding dihydrofolate reductase, with translation MISLLVAMDRNRVIGYQNDLPWHLPNDLKFFKQTTTGNTIIMGRKTFEAIGRPLPNRKNIVISKQQDQFPDGIEIVRDIDTILHWNEQEPDIELFVIGGGNIFKQFLSHADRMYITWVDEDFQGDTFFPYFTESEWQLTKREKGEKDNKNPYDFYFLQYDRLEG, from the coding sequence ATGATTTCGTTGCTTGTCGCTATGGACCGTAATCGTGTGATTGGTTATCAAAATGATTTGCCATGGCATTTGCCAAATGATTTAAAATTTTTCAAGCAAACAACAACCGGCAACACGATTATTATGGGGCGTAAAACTTTTGAAGCTATCGGAAGACCGCTTCCAAATCGAAAAAACATTGTCATATCAAAACAGCAGGATCAATTTCCCGATGGAATTGAGATTGTACGGGATATTGATACTATATTACACTGGAATGAGCAGGAACCAGATATTGAACTATTTGTAATCGGCGGCGGGAATATTTTCAAACAGTTCCTGAGCCATGCTGATCGTATGTATATCACCTGGGTGGATGAGGACTTTCAAGGTGATACGTTCTTTCCTTATTTCACAGAGTCTGAATGGCAATTAACTAAAAGGGAAAAAGGTGAAAAGGACAATAAAAATCCTTATGACTTTTATTTCTTGCAATATGATCGACTGGAAGGGTGA
- a CDS encoding thymidylate synthase produces the protein MLTGEQGYLDLSKYILKNGTKKHDRTNTGTYSVFGHQMRFDLSEGFPLLTTKKIPFRLIVSELLWFIKGDTNIQYLLQNNNNIWNEWAFKNWVDSDDYEGPDMTDFGIRSQQDYEFNLLYQEQMNIFKENILNDHVFAEKFGDLGNVYGKQWRDWKTSQNETIDQLKDVIDLIRNNPDSRRHIVSAWNPEDVPNMALPPCHTLFQFYVADGKLSCQLYQRSADMFIGVPFNIASYALLTHIIAHECGLEAGEFVHTLGDAHIYTNHVEQVKTQLGRQTRPFPALKINREKESIFDFELSDFELIGYNPHPSIKAPIAV, from the coding sequence ATGCTGACAGGTGAACAAGGTTATTTAGACTTATCCAAATACATACTTAAAAACGGCACAAAAAAACACGACCGAACCAATACAGGCACTTATTCTGTGTTCGGTCATCAAATGCGGTTTGATCTCAGCGAAGGTTTTCCGCTTCTGACCACTAAAAAAATACCATTTCGGCTGATTGTCAGTGAACTGCTCTGGTTTATAAAAGGGGATACTAATATTCAGTATCTGCTGCAGAACAATAACAATATCTGGAATGAATGGGCTTTTAAAAACTGGGTTGACAGTGACGACTATGAAGGCCCTGATATGACTGATTTCGGAATTCGCAGTCAGCAGGATTATGAGTTTAATTTGCTTTATCAGGAACAAATGAATATTTTCAAAGAGAATATTTTGAATGATCATGTCTTCGCAGAAAAGTTTGGAGATCTGGGCAATGTGTATGGTAAACAATGGCGCGATTGGAAAACATCGCAAAATGAAACCATCGATCAATTGAAAGACGTTATTGATTTAATTCGAAACAACCCAGATTCCAGACGGCATATTGTGTCAGCCTGGAACCCTGAAGACGTGCCAAACATGGCGCTGCCGCCTTGTCATACACTGTTTCAGTTTTATGTGGCAGATGGAAAATTATCATGCCAGTTATATCAGCGCAGCGCCGACATGTTTATAGGCGTGCCTTTTAATATTGCCAGTTATGCACTGCTGACTCATATTATCGCTCACGAATGCGGCCTTGAAGCAGGGGAATTTGTCCATACATTAGGTGATGCACACATATATACAAATCATGTTGAACAAGTGAAAACGCAGCTTGGACGTCAAACCAGACCGTTTCCGGCTCTGAAAATCAATCGGGAAAAAGAATCAATTTTCGACTTCGAACTGTCTGATTTTGAATTAATTGGATATAATCCGCATCCATCAATTAAAGCACCGATCGCAGTCTGA
- a CDS encoding NlpC/P60 family protein: protein MLNGSIEHAVKQSVLYTCVLSQPFVFAEAYPALQNNQLLAEEQLQYGHHVETVRILQQKLNKLSFFDDDIDGNYGLLTEHALKKFQAENDLKITGQADLKSLNVMIDEEMQQNIEDLDDMSGSIYPGMEKSDVKIIQRVLDYFGYYKGEIDGLYGPLTQRALEEAEDEYDMELIDDEALKALYEQNRPMQKNNKEAANQNPGRSTKKDSSHEPGQAEVTTSNHAKAIDAARAQIGTPYVWGGDSPGGFDCSGFIQYIFKADGISLPRTVSDTWNYTTQVGSPSVGDLVFFETYKPGPSHMGIYIGDGKFIHASESSGVETSKLSQSYWKNRYLGAGRVQ, encoded by the coding sequence ATGCTGAATGGTTCGATTGAACATGCGGTGAAACAGTCTGTCTTGTATACCTGTGTGTTAAGCCAGCCGTTTGTTTTTGCAGAAGCATACCCTGCACTTCAAAACAATCAATTGCTTGCAGAAGAGCAATTACAATACGGACACCATGTTGAAACAGTCCGAATTCTGCAGCAGAAATTGAATAAATTATCGTTTTTTGATGATGATATTGATGGCAATTATGGTCTTCTGACCGAACATGCACTGAAGAAATTTCAAGCAGAGAATGATCTGAAAATTACAGGGCAAGCAGATTTAAAGTCTTTGAATGTCATGATTGATGAGGAGATGCAGCAGAATATAGAAGATTTGGATGACATGTCCGGTTCGATCTATCCGGGTATGGAAAAGTCTGATGTTAAAATCATTCAGCGCGTACTTGATTACTTTGGTTATTATAAGGGTGAAATCGATGGACTGTATGGACCGCTGACGCAGCGTGCACTTGAAGAAGCTGAAGATGAATATGACATGGAATTGATTGATGATGAAGCTTTAAAGGCCCTGTATGAACAGAATCGACCCATGCAGAAAAATAATAAAGAAGCTGCAAATCAGAATCCGGGGCGTTCAACAAAAAAGGATTCTTCACATGAACCCGGCCAGGCTGAGGTTACAACGTCCAACCATGCAAAGGCAATTGATGCTGCCCGAGCACAGATAGGGACGCCTTATGTCTGGGGAGGCGATTCGCCGGGAGGTTTCGATTGCAGCGGATTCATTCAATACATTTTTAAAGCAGATGGCATTTCTCTTCCACGAACAGTAAGTGACACATGGAATTACACAACTCAAGTTGGCAGCCCTTCCGTCGGTGATCTCGTCTTTTTTGAAACTTATAAACCCGGCCCGTCGCACATGGGAATTTATATTGGGGACGGGAAATTCATTCATGCCAGCGAATCCAGTGGTGTGGAAACAAGCAAATTGTCTCAATCATACTGGAAAAACCGGTATCTTGGAGCAGGAAGAGTGCAATAA
- a CDS encoding HD domain-containing protein → MNTVHKLNAIKDYIYTVFNDDATGHDFFHMKRVAFMAKHLAVMEQADHFICEAAGWVHDIGDRKLFSNRAHALKELDNFLQSIDCTADEISTIRKTVEDISFSKGKTPANIEGKIVQDADRLDAIGAVGIARTFAFGAAKGQLLWHDHADKRDETSVQHFYAKLLHLNDSMNTAAAKQIANQRHQFMETYLQQFFREWQ, encoded by the coding sequence ATGAACACAGTCCATAAACTAAATGCAATCAAGGATTATATCTATACTGTTTTTAATGATGACGCAACAGGACACGATTTTTTCCATATGAAACGTGTCGCTTTTATGGCAAAGCATTTAGCCGTCATGGAACAAGCAGATCATTTTATTTGCGAGGCTGCCGGATGGGTTCATGATATTGGTGACAGAAAGTTGTTTTCCAATCGTGCACATGCCTTAAAGGAGCTGGATAATTTTTTACAATCCATTGATTGCACTGCAGATGAAATCAGTACTATCCGCAAAACTGTTGAAGATATATCATTCAGTAAAGGGAAGACACCTGCAAATATCGAAGGAAAAATCGTGCAGGATGCAGACAGGCTGGATGCCATTGGTGCCGTCGGAATTGCCCGGACATTTGCTTTCGGGGCTGCAAAAGGGCAATTACTTTGGCATGATCATGCGGACAAACGTGACGAAACATCTGTTCAGCATTTTTATGCTAAATTGCTGCATTTAAACGATTCAATGAATACCGCGGCAGCTAAACAAATAGCTAATCAGCGCCACCAGTTTATGGAAACGTACTTACAGCAATTCTTCAGGGAATGGCAATGA
- a CDS encoding formate--tetrahydrofolate ligase, which produces MKSDIEIAQETDLKPIEEIAGKLGLEREDWEPYGHTKAKLSKTLHNKLNDQPNGKVILVTSINPTPAGEGKSTVTVGLGQAMEKFGKKAMIALREPSLGPVMGIKGGAAGGGYSQVLPMEDINLHFTGDLHAITTANNALSAMIDNHIHRGNSLNIDPRRIEWKRVMDMNDRALRQIVVGLGGPSRGVPREDGFNITVASEIMAILCLATSLEDLKARIAEIVIGYTYDEAPVTAGDLNVEGALTLLLKEAIKPNLVQTTENTPAVIHGGPFANIAHGCNSIMATKTAAKLSDYVVTEAGFGADLGAEKFLDIKSRAGEFNTDAVVIVATVRAIKMHGGVNRDNLTTENIGALEKGIENLAKHMETIESFGLPYVVAINKFPSDSAAEIEYITSWCESRNTDVALTDVHANGGEGGMELAEKIVEKTDAPSQNFNYIYDLNDPLETKIRKIAQAVYGADDIDLSEKAKKQLAFYEQEGWGKLPVCMAKSQYSLSDDPSLLGRPKNFNVKIRELRPSIGAGFIVVLTGNMMTMPGLPAKPAALNMDVDENGKALGLF; this is translated from the coding sequence ATGAAATCAGATATTGAAATTGCGCAAGAGACCGATTTAAAACCAATTGAAGAGATCGCGGGAAAGCTTGGTCTGGAACGTGAAGACTGGGAACCTTATGGACACACCAAAGCCAAACTTTCGAAAACATTGCATAATAAATTAAACGATCAACCAAACGGTAAAGTCATTTTAGTTACTTCGATCAATCCAACACCGGCAGGAGAAGGTAAATCGACAGTGACAGTAGGATTGGGTCAGGCAATGGAGAAGTTCGGCAAGAAAGCGATGATTGCTTTGCGAGAACCATCCTTAGGCCCTGTCATGGGGATAAAAGGCGGAGCAGCCGGCGGAGGATATTCGCAAGTGTTGCCAATGGAAGATATTAACCTTCATTTCACGGGAGACTTGCACGCAATTACGACTGCCAATAATGCGTTGTCAGCTATGATTGATAATCATATACACAGAGGGAACTCACTGAACATTGATCCTCGTCGTATTGAATGGAAACGAGTTATGGATATGAACGACCGGGCATTAAGGCAAATCGTCGTTGGACTTGGCGGACCGTCACGCGGCGTACCCAGGGAAGATGGGTTTAATATAACCGTCGCTTCTGAAATAATGGCAATTTTATGCCTTGCAACAAGTTTGGAGGATTTAAAAGCGAGGATTGCCGAGATTGTAATCGGTTATACATACGATGAAGCCCCCGTCACTGCAGGAGATCTAAATGTGGAGGGAGCATTGACACTCTTATTAAAAGAGGCCATTAAGCCTAACTTGGTCCAGACGACTGAAAATACACCTGCTGTCATTCATGGCGGTCCGTTTGCCAATATTGCCCACGGATGCAATAGCATTATGGCGACAAAGACCGCTGCCAAACTAAGCGATTACGTCGTCACAGAAGCAGGTTTTGGAGCAGATCTTGGTGCTGAGAAGTTTCTGGATATCAAATCCCGTGCTGGTGAATTTAATACAGATGCTGTTGTTATCGTGGCAACTGTACGTGCTATAAAGATGCATGGCGGTGTTAATCGTGATAACCTGACCACTGAAAATATTGGGGCACTGGAAAAAGGTATCGAAAACCTGGCGAAACACATGGAAACAATTGAATCATTTGGGCTGCCATACGTAGTCGCCATCAATAAATTCCCATCCGATTCGGCTGCAGAAATTGAATACATTACGTCATGGTGTGAGTCGAGAAATACTGATGTGGCTTTAACAGACGTACACGCAAACGGTGGTGAAGGCGGCATGGAACTTGCTGAAAAAATTGTTGAAAAAACTGATGCGCCTTCCCAAAATTTCAACTATATATATGATTTAAATGATCCGCTTGAAACAAAAATCAGGAAAATAGCCCAAGCTGTATACGGTGCTGATGATATTGACTTATCTGAAAAAGCCAAAAAACAACTTGCCTTCTACGAACAAGAAGGGTGGGGTAAGCTTCCGGTATGTATGGCAAAGTCGCAATACTCATTGTCTGATGATCCGTCTTTATTGGGAAGACCTAAAAATTTCAACGTCAAAATCAGAGAATTGCGTCCTTCAATAGGGGCAGGATTCATCGTTGTGTTAACGGGTAATATGATGACGATGCCGGGCTTGCCGGCAAAACCGGCCGCGCTTAATATGGATGTAGATGAAAACGGAAAGGCGCTCGGATTATTTTAA
- a CDS encoding cold-shock protein — translation MENGVVKWFNAEKGYGFIQVEEGNDVFVHYSAIQEEGFKTLEEGQNVTFDIVEGDRGPQAANVVKQ, via the coding sequence ATGGAAAACGGCGTAGTAAAATGGTTTAATGCGGAAAAAGGCTATGGCTTCATTCAGGTAGAAGAAGGAAATGACGTATTCGTTCATTATTCAGCTATCCAGGAAGAAGGCTTCAAAACACTTGAAGAAGGACAAAACGTAACATTTGATATTGTGGAAGGCGATCGCGGTCCACAAGCAGCAAATGTTGTAAAACAATAA
- a CDS encoding queuosine precursor transporter: MPNEVIWILFALVNFTLLLIFYRLFGRTGLFVWIGMATVVANIQVLKTVELFGLTATLGNILYGTAFLATDIINEKYGKEDAKKAVWAGFSTLIAMIIMMQIALQFQPGPDDIAHGALSTLFEVIPKVALGSLAAYIVSQYFDVWIYNKLRKLFPSDKFLWVRNNGSTAISQLLDSAVFCSIAFFGNYPFPIWLEIFMTTYLIKFIVAIIDTPFMYMAKNMKKRG, encoded by the coding sequence ATGCCGAACGAAGTGATCTGGATTTTGTTTGCACTTGTTAATTTTACATTGCTCTTGATTTTTTACCGTTTGTTTGGACGAACGGGCCTGTTTGTCTGGATTGGTATGGCTACTGTTGTGGCTAATATTCAAGTGTTGAAAACAGTAGAATTATTTGGGTTGACTGCAACATTGGGAAATATCCTTTATGGGACAGCCTTTCTGGCAACAGACATCATTAATGAGAAATACGGGAAGGAAGATGCTAAGAAAGCTGTATGGGCCGGTTTTTCAACCTTGATTGCCATGATTATTATGATGCAGATTGCACTTCAGTTCCAGCCAGGACCTGATGATATAGCACACGGAGCGCTTTCAACACTTTTTGAGGTAATTCCTAAAGTTGCATTAGGCAGTCTGGCTGCGTATATTGTCAGTCAATATTTTGACGTATGGATTTATAACAAATTACGCAAATTATTCCCTTCTGATAAATTTTTGTGGGTACGCAATAATGGCAGTACAGCGATCAGTCAACTGTTGGATTCTGCGGTCTTTTGCAGTATAGCCTTTTTTGGTAACTATCCATTTCCCATCTGGCTGGAAATTTTCATGACAACCTATCTGATCAAATTTATTGTTGCTATTATTGATACACCATTTATGTATATGGCCAAAAACATGAAAAAGAGAGGATAG
- a CDS encoding isoprenylcysteine carboxyl methyltransferase family protein, with the protein MTVWMWLFIAGVIMQRLVELKIAKNNEKWMKSRGGIEKGRQHYKWFVLLHVCFFGSIIVETSVINNEVFSINYVLLFIFLTAQAGRFWCIQSLGRFWNTKVIVLPGVIHLKKGPYKYVKHPNYIIVAAELFVIPLFVGAVMTAILYPILHLLLLRVRIPEEEKALTKPT; encoded by the coding sequence GTGACGGTATGGATGTGGTTATTTATTGCGGGAGTTATCATGCAGCGTCTTGTGGAATTAAAGATTGCCAAAAATAATGAAAAATGGATGAAAAGCAGAGGAGGCATTGAAAAAGGCAGGCAGCATTATAAATGGTTTGTCTTGCTTCATGTGTGCTTTTTCGGATCGATTATTGTAGAAACTTCAGTTATTAATAATGAAGTTTTCAGTATCAATTATGTGCTGCTATTTATTTTTTTAACTGCTCAAGCAGGCCGGTTCTGGTGCATTCAATCATTAGGCAGATTCTGGAATACTAAAGTAATCGTACTGCCTGGTGTCATACATCTAAAAAAAGGACCGTACAAGTATGTCAAACATCCAAATTACATCATTGTGGCTGCTGAATTATTCGTTATACCACTCTTTGTCGGAGCTGTCATGACAGCAATATTGTACCCGATACTTCATCTTCTCTTATTAAGGGTCAGAATACCGGAGGAAGAAAAAGCTTTAACAAAGCCAACATAA
- a CDS encoding type III polyketide synthase, with protein sequence MISSIGLGVPPNEITQTEIQSLVKEIFRSSESRMIERLMPVFSHAQVNKRQFVVDANWFRKTHTFQEKNDLYHQFALKQSLQAIDACLMNEQFLTKPVPYEAIDMIIFVSSTGIATPSLETFIMSERPFRENVARMPLWGLGCAGGAIGLSRAFDWIKANPDKNVLLICCELCSLTFQKEDIQKSNLVGTALFGDGVGAALVMGEDSNYLPYNHRTKPRITHTGSATMKNSHSVMGWNVTNRGLEVIFSKRIPALVRSFWRDHIDQFLHDIKAGQSHIHSFIAHPGGKKVLEAMEEVTQASSDKFKYSYEVLRNHGNMSSATVLYVLNQWMLSGVNERQLSILSALGPGFSSELLLLEWYET encoded by the coding sequence TTGATCAGTTCAATCGGTTTAGGAGTCCCGCCAAATGAAATAACACAGACAGAGATCCAGTCTTTGGTTAAAGAAATATTCAGAAGCAGTGAATCGAGAATGATTGAAAGGCTAATGCCGGTCTTTAGCCATGCCCAAGTCAATAAACGACAATTTGTTGTAGATGCAAACTGGTTCAGGAAAACCCACACTTTCCAAGAAAAGAATGACCTTTATCATCAGTTTGCTCTAAAACAATCGTTACAAGCGATTGATGCTTGTTTAATGAATGAACAATTTTTGACAAAGCCAGTTCCATATGAAGCCATTGATATGATCATATTCGTTTCCAGTACAGGGATAGCAACACCATCATTAGAGACATTCATTATGAGTGAACGCCCTTTTAGAGAGAATGTAGCTCGAATGCCGCTTTGGGGACTTGGCTGTGCAGGCGGTGCCATTGGTTTATCACGTGCATTCGATTGGATCAAAGCAAACCCTGATAAAAATGTGCTTCTGATATGCTGCGAATTGTGCAGCCTTACATTTCAAAAAGAAGATATTCAGAAAAGCAACCTTGTTGGAACTGCTTTATTTGGAGATGGCGTTGGCGCAGCATTAGTGATGGGGGAGGATTCGAATTATTTACCATACAACCATCGTACTAAACCAAGAATCACACATACAGGTTCCGCCACTATGAAAAACAGTCATAGTGTGATGGGATGGAATGTTACAAACAGGGGACTTGAAGTTATCTTTTCCAAACGCATACCAGCATTGGTACGATCATTTTGGCGTGATCACATTGATCAGTTTTTACATGATATAAAAGCCGGTCAGTCACACATCCATTCCTTCATTGCACACCCTGGCGGCAAAAAAGTATTGGAAGCAATGGAGGAGGTCACACAAGCTTCCAGCGACAAATTCAAATATTCCTATGAAGTTCTCCGCAATCATGGAAATATGTCGTCGGCGACTGTTTTATATGTTCTGAACCAGTGGATGCTTTCCGGAGTGAATGAAAGGCAATTAAGCATCTTATCAGCATTGGGGCCTGGATTCAGTTCGGAATTATTATTATTGGAGTGGTATGAAACGTGA
- a CDS encoding THUMP domain-containing class I SAM-dependent RNA methyltransferase: MSQNITLIATAAMGLESVVASEVKQLGYEANVENGKVIFNAPVSAIPRCNLWLRSADRVKLHVGRFKTETFDDLFEATKALPWENFITEEGKFPVSGKSVKSTLHSVPDCQAIVKKAIAEKLKLKYGFAGNLPETGGLYKVEVAIHKDDATLTIDTSGSGLHKRGYRIGQGDAPLKETLAAALIMLTNWKPDYPLIDPFCGSGTIPIEAALIGQNIAPGFNRDFTSEDWKWIKNRYWDEAFEEVEDKANYSQKLNITGYDIDHRMIEISKENATEAGLGDLISWKQMQANDLVLREQNGYLIGNPPYGQRIGDKEAAGEIYSELGKIMKKHPTWSIYILAAFDAFEQKFGQKATKKRKLFNGFIQTNYYQYFGRKQ, encoded by the coding sequence ATGTCTCAAAATATAACATTAATTGCAACAGCTGCTATGGGCCTGGAATCAGTTGTGGCATCTGAAGTAAAGCAACTTGGTTATGAGGCCAATGTCGAAAATGGAAAAGTAATTTTTAACGCACCTGTCTCAGCAATACCACGCTGTAACTTATGGCTGCGAAGTGCCGACCGTGTCAAGTTGCACGTAGGACGGTTCAAAACTGAAACATTTGATGACTTGTTTGAAGCGACAAAAGCATTGCCATGGGAAAATTTTATCACAGAAGAGGGTAAATTCCCGGTATCCGGCAAATCCGTAAAATCCACTCTGCATAGCGTGCCTGACTGTCAGGCTATTGTTAAAAAAGCAATAGCTGAAAAGTTAAAATTAAAGTATGGGTTTGCGGGGAATTTACCTGAAACCGGCGGATTGTATAAAGTCGAGGTGGCTATTCATAAGGATGATGCAACATTGACGATCGATACTTCCGGCTCAGGACTGCACAAACGCGGTTATCGGATTGGACAAGGTGATGCACCATTAAAAGAAACATTGGCTGCTGCGTTAATTATGTTGACGAATTGGAAACCTGATTATCCATTAATCGATCCATTTTGCGGATCGGGAACAATTCCTATTGAGGCTGCATTAATCGGGCAAAATATTGCTCCGGGCTTTAATCGTGACTTCACATCCGAAGACTGGAAATGGATTAAAAACCGTTATTGGGATGAAGCATTTGAAGAAGTGGAGGACAAAGCCAACTACAGCCAGAAATTAAATATAACCGGGTATGATATTGACCATAGGATGATTGAAATATCAAAAGAAAATGCAACAGAGGCTGGACTTGGTGACCTTATATCCTGGAAACAAATGCAAGCAAATGATTTAGTGCTCAGGGAACAGAACGGTTATCTGATCGGCAATCCGCCGTACGGCCAGCGTATAGGTGATAAAGAAGCAGCAGGGGAGATATATAGTGAATTAGGGAAAATAATGAAAAAACATCCCACTTGGAGTATCTATATCCTGGCAGCATTTGATGCATTTGAACAAAAGTTCGGTCAGAAGGCCACGAAGAAACGGAAACTTTTCAATGGATTCATTCAAACTAACTATTACCAATACTTCGGCAGAAAACAATAG
- the gpsB gene encoding cell division regulator GpsB — MNANRIQLTGKDILEKEFKTGMRGYNQEEVDEFLDTIIQDYEAFQQEIEKLRQENERIKKQSDQTRSRATSNNHQVNYDILKRVSNLEKAVFGKKYDDAE; from the coding sequence ATGAATGCAAACCGCATCCAGCTTACGGGAAAAGACATACTTGAGAAAGAATTTAAAACCGGAATGCGCGGCTATAATCAGGAAGAAGTTGATGAATTTCTTGACACGATTATTCAGGATTACGAAGCATTTCAGCAAGAAATCGAAAAGCTGCGGCAGGAAAATGAACGTATCAAAAAACAATCTGACCAGACAAGAAGCCGGGCAACATCGAACAATCACCAAGTCAATTATGATATTTTAAAAAGGGTATCCAATTTGGAAAAGGCAGTGTTCGGCAAAAAATATGATGATGCTGAGTGA
- a CDS encoding cytidine deaminase produces the protein MSNQELLDKAAEIKNKAYVPYSEFPVGAALLTRSGKIYTGCNIENAAYPVSCCAERVAIFKAIADGEFDFAEMAVVADTERPVPPCGSCRQVMSEFFNNDMEINLTNAHNQTKIVTMEELLPFSFQSDDMNDRG, from the coding sequence ATGAGCAATCAGGAATTACTCGATAAAGCAGCAGAAATAAAAAATAAAGCATATGTCCCGTATTCTGAGTTCCCTGTTGGGGCTGCACTGTTAACGCGTTCAGGAAAGATCTACACAGGATGCAATATCGAAAATGCTGCCTATCCGGTCAGTTGCTGTGCAGAAAGGGTGGCCATTTTTAAAGCAATTGCGGATGGTGAATTTGATTTTGCTGAAATGGCCGTTGTTGCAGATACGGAAAGGCCTGTACCGCCATGTGGATCCTGCCGGCAGGTAATGAGCGAGTTTTTTAATAACGACATGGAGATCAATCTGACTAACGCACATAACCAAACGAAGATAGTCACGATGGAAGAATTGTTGCCGTTTTCCTTTCAGTCTGATGATATGAATGATAGGGGCTGA
- a CDS encoding DUF1798 family protein, whose product MNLEEQTIQLKEELERLKNIYEENNPPESKKDKDFFEMMKVQTAPIYDLLAEWEENTLKIVKERRVNVHPQQVTSTRENMELLLLNSYYVDVKRRRYMELDHSIHFIFDQLLSELRAD is encoded by the coding sequence ATGAATTTAGAAGAACAAACGATACAACTCAAGGAAGAGCTCGAACGATTAAAGAACATTTATGAAGAAAACAACCCGCCTGAAAGCAAAAAAGACAAAGATTTTTTTGAAATGATGAAAGTGCAGACAGCTCCTATTTATGACTTGCTGGCAGAGTGGGAGGAAAATACGCTCAAGATTGTTAAAGAGCGAAGGGTGAATGTCCATCCGCAGCAAGTTACGTCAACACGGGAAAACATGGAACTTCTCTTGTTAAATAGTTATTATGTCGATGTCAAACGGAGAAGATATATGGAATTAGATCATTCGATACACTTTATATTTGACCAGCTCCTGTCAGAGCTTCGGGCTGATTAA